The following proteins are encoded in a genomic region of Kineosporiaceae bacterium:
- a CDS encoding PDZ domain-containing protein: MSEEVAVDADVTGAPPPAAHPVGGLQPATARLMVSLLALVVLLGAASFLPVPFAVMSPGPATNTLGEVNGKPLIAITGHQTYPTTGSLDLTTVRIYGGEGINVTLWQMVSGWLDPTVAVWPRDVLFPPGQTAEQTKQENELEMASSQETATAAALTELGYAVGQHMQVIDFAEGSPAKGPVAVGDQVISVGGVAVDDGDQLRAELQKLKPGAVAQLVLQRGTKQVAAAVPTTKSSTGATVLGVIVKPVFAFPFQVKIQIEDVGGPSAGTMFALGIIDKLTPGSLTTGRAVAGTGIISADGSVAPIGGIRQKMVGAREAGATVFLAPEGNCASVVGRVPDGLSVVKISTLHQARAALDEIAAHGPDSPALPRCG; this comes from the coding sequence ATGAGCGAAGAGGTGGCCGTGGACGCCGATGTCACCGGTGCGCCGCCACCTGCCGCTCACCCCGTCGGCGGACTGCAACCGGCGACCGCTCGGCTGATGGTCAGCCTGCTGGCCCTGGTGGTGCTGTTGGGTGCCGCGAGCTTTCTGCCGGTGCCGTTCGCGGTGATGTCGCCGGGGCCGGCCACGAACACCCTGGGCGAGGTCAACGGCAAGCCGCTGATCGCCATCACCGGCCATCAGACCTACCCGACCACCGGCTCGTTGGACCTGACCACCGTGCGGATCTACGGCGGTGAGGGCATCAACGTGACGCTGTGGCAGATGGTGAGCGGTTGGCTGGATCCGACGGTCGCCGTCTGGCCCCGCGACGTGCTGTTCCCGCCGGGGCAGACCGCGGAGCAGACCAAGCAGGAGAACGAGCTCGAGATGGCCAGCTCCCAAGAGACGGCGACTGCCGCCGCGCTGACCGAGTTGGGCTACGCGGTGGGTCAGCACATGCAGGTGATCGACTTCGCGGAGGGGTCGCCGGCCAAGGGGCCGGTGGCGGTGGGCGACCAGGTGATCTCGGTCGGTGGAGTCGCGGTGGACGACGGCGATCAATTGCGTGCCGAGCTGCAGAAACTGAAGCCCGGCGCGGTGGCGCAGCTCGTGCTCCAACGGGGGACCAAGCAGGTTGCCGCCGCGGTGCCGACCACGAAGTCCTCGACCGGGGCCACGGTGCTCGGCGTGATCGTCAAGCCGGTCTTCGCCTTCCCGTTCCAGGTCAAGATTCAGATCGAGGACGTCGGCGGCCCCAGCGCGGGAACGATGTTCGCCCTCGGCATCATCGACAAACTCACCCCGGGGTCGCTGACCACCGGTCGCGCCGTGGCCGGTACCGGCATCATCTCGGCCGACGGCAGCGTGGCGCCGATCGGGGGCATCCGGCAGAAGATGGTCGGTGCGCGCGAGGCCGGCGCCACGGTGTTCCTGGCCCCCGAGGGCAACTGCGCGTCCGTGGTGGGTCGCGTCCCCGACGGGCTGTCGGTGGTGAAGATCTCGACCCTGCACCAGGCCCGCGCCGCGCTCGATGAGATCGCGGCTCACGGCCCGGACAGCCCGGCACTGCCCCGCTGCGGCTGA
- a CDS encoding zinc-dependent metalloprotease, translated as MSGNLPDRPDPDDEHHDADGPGEDPLADMLRALLGGLGGAGGEMPAELPAELRDMLANIPGMPTDAASMQAMFSQVQKLMATTDGGPVNWEAATQIARHVAAQDGDPSLTESQERAVAEAMRTADLWLDRVTDLPPATARTHAWSRAEWVEQTLPTWKGVVEPIADSVATALTNALTSQTPEQMRPMIGQALPMMRSMAGSFFGMQLGQAIGALSREVVGGGDTGLPLLAPGRVALIPTNVTDYGDGLELPIDEVRLYLALREAAFARLVSAVPWLRPHILALVTDYARGIQIDTERIEQAVREIDPTDAEALQNALSSGLFEPSRTPEQQAALDRLEVALALVEGWVDEVVHAAAAGSLPHAEALRETLRRRRAAGGPAEHTFASLVGLELRPRRLREAAAVWAALTAERGVSERDTLWSHPDLVPSAEAFADPAGFARAGTPAADGSGGDAMDAALAELLDAAARDEGDTPGDGERA; from the coding sequence ATGAGTGGCAACCTGCCGGATCGCCCCGATCCGGACGACGAGCACCACGACGCCGATGGTCCGGGCGAGGACCCGTTGGCCGACATGCTGCGAGCCCTGCTCGGTGGCCTGGGCGGCGCCGGCGGCGAGATGCCCGCCGAACTACCTGCCGAACTGCGTGACATGCTCGCGAACATCCCGGGCATGCCGACCGACGCGGCGTCCATGCAGGCGATGTTCTCTCAGGTCCAGAAGCTGATGGCGACCACCGACGGCGGGCCGGTGAACTGGGAGGCCGCCACCCAGATCGCGCGGCACGTCGCCGCCCAGGACGGCGACCCGAGCCTGACCGAGTCGCAGGAGCGAGCCGTCGCCGAGGCGATGCGCACCGCCGACCTGTGGCTCGATCGGGTGACCGACCTGCCGCCCGCGACGGCTCGCACCCATGCCTGGAGCCGCGCCGAGTGGGTCGAGCAGACCCTGCCCACCTGGAAGGGTGTCGTCGAGCCGATCGCCGACAGCGTGGCCACCGCGCTGACCAATGCCCTGACCTCGCAGACACCCGAGCAGATGCGCCCGATGATCGGCCAGGCACTGCCGATGATGCGCTCGATGGCCGGCAGCTTCTTCGGGATGCAACTCGGCCAGGCCATCGGGGCGCTGTCCCGCGAGGTGGTCGGTGGCGGGGACACCGGCCTGCCGCTGCTGGCCCCCGGCCGGGTGGCCCTCATCCCGACCAACGTGACCGACTACGGGGACGGGCTCGAGCTGCCCATCGACGAGGTCCGCCTCTACCTGGCCCTGCGCGAGGCCGCCTTCGCCCGCCTGGTCTCGGCGGTGCCGTGGTTACGGCCGCACATCCTGGCGCTGGTCACCGACTATGCCCGCGGCATCCAGATCGACACCGAGCGGATCGAGCAAGCTGTCCGCGAGATCGACCCGACGGATGCCGAGGCGCTGCAGAACGCCCTGTCCAGTGGACTGTTCGAACCCAGCCGCACCCCTGAGCAACAGGCCGCCCTGGACCGGTTGGAGGTGGCCCTGGCGCTGGTCGAGGGGTGGGTCGACGAGGTGGTGCACGCCGCAGCCGCCGGATCGCTGCCGCATGCCGAGGCCTTGCGCGAGACGCTGCGGCGGCGGCGGGCGGCCGGTGGCCCGGCCGAGCACACCTTCGCCTCGCTGGTCGGGCTCGAGCTGCGCCCGCGCCGGTTGCGCGAAGCCGCGGCGGTCTGGGCGGCGCTGACCGCCGAGCGCGGTGTCAGCGAGCGCGACACGCTGTGGAGCCACCCCGACCTGGTGCCCAGCGCCGAGGCGTTCGCCGATCCGGCCGGCTTCGCCCGCGCCGGGACACCGGCGGCCGATGGGTCCGGCGGCGATGCGATGGACGCCGCGCTGGCCGAGTTGCTCGACGCCGCGGCCCGCGACGAGGGCGACACCCCCGGTGACGGCGAGCGCGCATGA
- a CDS encoding DinB family protein: MLPPAVRTETEELAGYLQDQMTALRTAAFGLTEEQARLTPCRSALSIGGLIKHATMVCTGRVRRQQIAAGTAVEPEFAQRFAEFTASFALTETETLDGVLAQFDEACADYLASVRSSDPDARVMEPPAPWYGRTEPVETTDRYALLHHVEELARHAGHADIIREQLDGANAASLSAAVEGRPANAFVTPWRPAESAVTG; the protein is encoded by the coding sequence ATGCTGCCCCCCGCCGTCCGCACCGAGACCGAAGAGCTCGCCGGCTACCTGCAGGACCAGATGACCGCGCTGCGTACCGCCGCGTTCGGCCTCACCGAGGAGCAGGCCCGGCTCACCCCGTGCCGCAGCGCCCTGTCGATCGGTGGACTGATCAAGCACGCCACCATGGTCTGCACCGGCCGCGTCCGCCGACAGCAGATCGCCGCCGGCACCGCCGTCGAACCCGAGTTCGCCCAACGCTTCGCCGAGTTCACCGCCAGCTTCGCGCTCACCGAGACCGAGACCCTGGACGGGGTGCTGGCCCAGTTCGACGAGGCGTGTGCCGACTACCTCGCCTCGGTGCGCAGCAGCGACCCGGATGCCCGGGTCATGGAACCCCCGGCCCCCTGGTACGGCCGCACCGAACCGGTCGAGACCACCGACCGCTATGCGCTGCTGCACCATGTCGAGGAACTCGCCCGCCATGCCGGGCACGCCGACATCATTCGTGAGCAGCTCGACGGCGCGAACGCCGCCTCGCTGTCGGCCGCGGTCGAGGGCCGGCCGGCCAACGCCTTCGTGACCCCGTGGCGTCCGGCCGAGTCGGCAGTGACCGGCTGA
- a CDS encoding NUDIX domain-containing protein translates to MSGWTPGEDLVADLRHALAHAPRTTAADRFEAWAWRALLDEDGPALLTREAAPAHVTASAIVVSTEASHTCLVLHNKMRRWVQPGGHLESGDLTLAGAAAREALEETGLRGLVLPEPVVLSRHGAPCRPDVVDWHLDVEFALIADRVDPAVSDESLDVAWFPVDALPTDLADGVAHHVARAVAAALRWQAAGERQAPVQVGGAASSGSRPPVAAE, encoded by the coding sequence ATGAGCGGGTGGACGCCGGGTGAGGACCTGGTCGCCGACCTGCGACACGCGCTCGCCCATGCCCCACGCACGACCGCGGCCGACCGGTTCGAGGCCTGGGCCTGGCGGGCGCTGCTCGACGAGGACGGCCCTGCCCTGCTGACCCGTGAGGCGGCACCCGCCCACGTCACGGCGTCGGCGATCGTGGTCTCGACCGAGGCGAGCCACACCTGTCTGGTGCTGCACAACAAGATGCGGCGGTGGGTGCAACCCGGCGGTCACCTCGAGTCAGGTGACCTCACCCTGGCGGGCGCCGCGGCCCGGGAGGCCTTGGAGGAGACCGGGTTACGGGGTCTGGTGCTGCCCGAGCCGGTGGTGCTCTCTCGCCACGGTGCGCCGTGCCGTCCGGACGTGGTCGACTGGCACCTGGACGTCGAGTTCGCTCTGATCGCCGATCGGGTCGACCCGGCGGTCAGTGACGAATCGTTGGACGTCGCGTGGTTCCCGGTCGATGCCCTGCCCACCGACCTGGCCGATGGGGTGGCCCACCACGTCGCCCGGGCCGTGGCGGCGGCGCTCCGGTGGCAGGCGGCGGGTGAGCGGCAGGCTCCGGTTCAGGTCGGGGGCGCGGCGTCGTCCGGATCGCGGCCACCGGTAGCGGCGGAGTAG
- a CDS encoding ATP-binding cassette domain-containing protein has product MQRGRLGAIAGAAASVTQIAAPVLLLSLAGQRALSGHLGPGQAMGLSALAGAAMASIVGMAGHVSAAFQLGGTMDYVADAIEAEPEQPEPRPAAPVLTGAVALHQVRYRYHSGAPWALDGIDLDVPAGAKVAVVGRSGSGKSTLVRLMVSLYSPTEGRLSYDGLDLDRLDLRSVRAQLGVVPQEPRLFSGTVRDNLCLARPEASQDEVIRACRLAALHEDVVAMQLGYETRLGPGGSGLSGGQRQRLALARALLSRPVILLLDEATSHLDAQTEAAVEGALRELRMTRIVVAHRLSTVRDADLVVVMADGRIVERGTHESLLVEGGHYARLVGSAHENAPSAVGLDRSWVSIG; this is encoded by the coding sequence GTGCAGCGGGGGCGGCTGGGGGCGATCGCGGGCGCGGCGGCCTCCGTCACCCAGATTGCCGCCCCGGTGTTGTTGCTGAGCCTGGCCGGTCAGCGAGCGCTGAGCGGGCACCTCGGCCCGGGGCAGGCGATGGGGCTGTCGGCGCTCGCGGGTGCGGCCATGGCCTCCATCGTGGGCATGGCCGGTCACGTGTCCGCCGCCTTTCAGCTCGGCGGCACGATGGACTACGTCGCGGACGCCATCGAGGCCGAACCGGAGCAGCCCGAACCGCGCCCGGCTGCGCCCGTCCTGACCGGGGCCGTTGCCCTGCACCAGGTGCGGTATCGCTATCACTCAGGCGCTCCGTGGGCGCTCGACGGTATCGACCTCGACGTCCCGGCCGGGGCGAAGGTGGCCGTGGTCGGGCGATCCGGCTCGGGCAAGAGCACCCTGGTGCGTCTGATGGTGTCGCTGTACTCACCCACCGAGGGCCGGCTCAGCTACGACGGTCTCGACCTCGACCGGCTCGATCTGCGTTCCGTACGAGCCCAACTCGGCGTCGTCCCGCAGGAGCCACGACTGTTCTCGGGCACGGTACGCGACAACCTGTGCCTGGCCCGGCCCGAGGCGAGTCAGGACGAGGTGATCCGGGCCTGCCGGCTGGCAGCCCTGCACGAGGACGTCGTCGCGATGCAACTCGGCTACGAAACCCGGCTCGGCCCAGGCGGTTCCGGGCTGTCCGGCGGGCAGCGACAACGCCTCGCGCTGGCCCGGGCGCTGCTGTCCCGGCCGGTGATCCTGTTGCTGGACGAGGCCACCAGCCACCTCGACGCCCAGACCGAGGCGGCCGTCGAGGGCGCTCTGCGCGAGCTGCGGATGACTCGGATCGTGGTGGCCCACCGGCTGTCCACGGTGCGCGACGCCGATCTCGTGGTGGTCATGGCGGACGGTCGCATCGTCGAGCGCGGCACCCACGAGTCATTGCTGGTCGAGGGCGGGCACTACGCCCGGCTGGTCGGCTCGGCCCACGAGAACGCGCCCTCGGCCGTCGGGCTCGACCGATCGTGGGTGAGCATCGGCTGA
- a CDS encoding SGNH/GDSL hydrolase family protein produces the protein MSRLWRRYVAIGDSFTEGMSDPDPDQSGTDRYRGWADRLADLLAAELAGADPTADFAYANLAVRGRLLDDVVTHQLDAALAQQPDLVSIVGGGNDILRPTADIEGLAQRLEQAVAAIRASGADVLMATPTDPRGAPVVQRTRGRAAVYSAHIHSIARRHGAFVVHQWGLTFLQDWRMWAPDRIHMTPEGHRRVAEAAHAALQGRPVAGEWATPLPPLTPPPRRDRLDQDVRWAREHLLPWATRRLRGASSGDLIGPKRPVLTTLERRTAR, from the coding sequence ATGAGCAGGTTGTGGCGGCGGTATGTGGCGATCGGGGACTCGTTCACCGAGGGGATGAGTGACCCCGACCCCGACCAGTCCGGCACGGATCGCTACCGCGGCTGGGCCGATCGCCTGGCCGACCTGCTCGCCGCCGAGCTGGCCGGCGCCGACCCGACGGCCGACTTCGCGTATGCCAACCTGGCCGTCCGCGGCCGGCTGCTCGACGACGTGGTCACCCACCAACTGGACGCCGCGCTGGCCCAACAGCCCGACCTGGTCTCCATCGTCGGCGGCGGCAACGACATCCTGCGGCCGACGGCCGACATCGAGGGGCTGGCCCAGCGACTGGAACAGGCCGTCGCCGCGATCCGGGCCAGCGGTGCCGACGTCCTGATGGCCACCCCCACCGATCCCCGCGGCGCCCCGGTGGTGCAGCGCACCCGCGGCCGAGCGGCTGTCTACAGCGCGCACATCCATTCCATCGCGCGGCGGCACGGTGCCTTCGTCGTGCACCAGTGGGGGTTGACCTTCCTGCAGGACTGGCGGATGTGGGCGCCGGACCGCATCCACATGACCCCCGAGGGCCACCGCCGGGTCGCCGAGGCGGCTCACGCGGCCCTGCAGGGCCGCCCGGTGGCCGGCGAATGGGCCACCCCGCTACCGCCCCTGACCCCGCCACCGCGTCGTGATCGGCTCGACCAGGACGTCCGCTGGGCGCGCGAGCACCTGCTGCCCTGGGCCACCCGCCGACTTCGCGGAGCCTCCTCCGGCGACCTCATCGGCCCCAAGCGCCCGGTGCTGACCACCCTCGAACGGCGGACAGCTCGCTGA
- a CDS encoding TIGR04500 family putative peptide maturation system protein, with the protein MTVETTPWPVPAPADPGLDDARFGDVLASAIDLLRTLPRGRHDADAARELVREWAGRGGDPSATLVIDAPPGQSEVGDDLLVEDPEGGTVALSLQTDDGVPWSVDHATHWAAGYVLTIDDDHHLSVPDVLLAVRTAGRHQPALLTQLIDHRLVQIELARTEQEPLSVAEVQAAADGYRRRLGLLSAEATRAWLDQVGLTPSSFEAHLARLAFAARFRRRLAERLGPAHLAAHPEDFPLVHAAWVWCARAETAQQLAAGEPDQLLATASDLAGSGVQLERAELNGSVESLPVALREALPDLRTGVVAGPLPVNGRYLVGAILDRRPMPPGPELDAAAGRAAVQEWLRQRRATADIQWHWL; encoded by the coding sequence GTGACCGTCGAGACGACGCCATGGCCCGTGCCGGCACCGGCTGACCCGGGCCTGGACGACGCTCGCTTCGGTGACGTGCTCGCCTCGGCCATCGATCTGCTGCGCACGCTGCCACGCGGTCGTCACGATGCGGACGCGGCCCGAGAGCTCGTGCGAGAGTGGGCCGGACGGGGCGGCGACCCCTCGGCGACGCTCGTCATCGACGCCCCGCCAGGCCAGTCCGAGGTCGGCGACGACCTGCTGGTCGAGGACCCCGAGGGCGGCACCGTCGCGCTGAGCCTGCAGACCGACGACGGGGTGCCGTGGTCGGTGGACCACGCCACGCACTGGGCGGCCGGGTACGTGCTCACCATCGACGACGATCACCACCTGAGCGTGCCGGACGTCCTGCTGGCGGTGCGGACCGCCGGACGTCACCAGCCCGCCCTGCTCACCCAGTTGATCGACCACCGGCTGGTGCAGATCGAGCTGGCGCGCACCGAGCAGGAGCCGTTGTCCGTGGCCGAGGTGCAGGCGGCGGCGGACGGGTACCGGCGGCGGCTGGGTCTGCTCAGCGCCGAGGCGACCCGGGCCTGGCTGGACCAGGTCGGCCTGACGCCGAGCAGCTTCGAGGCCCACCTCGCCCGCCTCGCCTTCGCCGCCCGGTTCCGACGCCGCTTGGCCGAACGCCTCGGCCCGGCTCACCTCGCGGCGCACCCCGAGGACTTCCCGCTGGTGCACGCGGCGTGGGTCTGGTGCGCTCGCGCCGAGACCGCCCAGCAGCTCGCGGCGGGTGAGCCCGACCAGCTGCTGGCCACGGCCTCGGACCTGGCCGGCTCGGGTGTTCAGCTCGAGCGAGCCGAGCTGAACGGGTCGGTCGAGAGCCTGCCGGTCGCGTTGCGTGAAGCCCTGCCCGACCTGCGCACCGGGGTCGTCGCCGGTCCGTTGCCGGTGAACGGCCGCTACCTCGTGGGGGCGATCCTGGACCGCCGGCCGATGCCGCCGGGGCCCGAGCTGGACGCCGCAGCCGGCCGGGCCGCCGTCCAGGAGTGGTTGCGGCAACGGCGAGCGACGGCCGACATCCAGTGGCACTGGCTGTGA
- a CDS encoding M48 family metallopeptidase yields MSRDDRPTAGAGVPSEESAVVEVRRSARRRRTVSAYRDGDRVVVLMPARLTRAEERVWVDRMLVRLEQQERRRRPGDAALADRAAELSERYLQGRAQPSSVAWVGNQNRRWGSCSPGEGTIRLSSRLQGMPSWVVDYVLLHELAHLIERDHSARFWALLEAYPRTERARGYLEGYSAATGGRDPDDAAPPT; encoded by the coding sequence ATGTCCCGCGACGACCGGCCCACCGCCGGGGCCGGCGTCCCGTCGGAGGAGTCCGCGGTGGTCGAGGTGCGGCGCAGCGCGCGGCGTCGTCGCACCGTCTCGGCCTATCGTGACGGCGACCGGGTGGTGGTGTTGATGCCCGCCCGGCTGACCCGGGCCGAGGAGCGGGTGTGGGTCGACCGCATGCTGGTGCGCCTGGAACAGCAGGAACGGCGCCGCCGTCCGGGCGATGCCGCGCTCGCGGACCGGGCAGCGGAGCTGTCCGAGCGGTACCTGCAGGGCCGGGCGCAGCCGTCGTCCGTGGCCTGGGTGGGCAACCAGAACCGGCGCTGGGGGTCGTGCAGTCCCGGTGAGGGCACGATCCGGCTGAGCTCACGGCTGCAGGGCATGCCGTCCTGGGTGGTCGACTACGTGCTGCTGCACGAACTCGCCCATCTCATCGAACGGGACCACTCGGCGCGGTTCTGGGCGCTGCTCGAGGCCTACCCCCGCACGGAGCGGGCGCGCGGGTATCTCGAGGGCTACTCCGCCGCTACCGGTGGCCGCGATCCGGACGACGCCGCGCCCCCGACCTGA
- a CDS encoding glycoside hydrolase family 1 protein, protein MESTAGDRSGESRRRQEWWAAQASEVDPRSLHLPAGFRWGVATSAHQVEGGTTANTWSAWELTRRPDGSPAIARGQRCGPAANHWELLATDLGLMRWLGVDLYRFSVEWSRVEPLPGHIDHAALDRYRAWCQALIGAGITPMVTLHHFTEPQWASEHGGFAYAGTVDAWLRFVHLCLDRFGDLVGDWVTINEPVAYVVQGWVRGVWPPGLQEPATAVSVLENLLLAHARAYHAIHERDGQRRHRVGLAHHLMPLQAGRGWNPADVLLARFADAGYNRAVPEALRTGVLRLRLPGIRYAARLHRLRGTQDFFGVNHSHRALVVARLGADPSLDLRPRPSKRHDLGSVLRWARRYGLPIVVTEHTTEHTTEHTTEHTTIDGHTADDQRRRVLGSGLAELAAAVRDGADVRAYVHWSLIDTFEWTHGYDVGTGLFRVDRGDFHRTATGSAGYYREVIAAHRAGEAPVDRA, encoded by the coding sequence GTGGAGAGTACGGCAGGGGATCGGTCGGGGGAATCCCGGCGCCGCCAGGAGTGGTGGGCGGCACAGGCCTCCGAGGTCGATCCGCGGTCCCTGCACCTGCCGGCGGGCTTCCGCTGGGGTGTGGCGACGTCGGCCCACCAGGTCGAGGGCGGCACCACCGCCAACACGTGGTCGGCCTGGGAACTGACCCGCCGCCCCGACGGGTCGCCGGCGATCGCTCGCGGTCAACGATGCGGCCCGGCCGCCAACCACTGGGAGCTGCTCGCCACCGACCTGGGCCTGATGCGCTGGCTCGGTGTGGACCTCTACCGGTTCTCGGTGGAGTGGAGCCGGGTCGAGCCCCTTCCGGGTCATATCGATCACGCGGCGCTCGATCGTTACCGCGCCTGGTGTCAGGCCCTGATCGGGGCCGGGATCACCCCCATGGTCACGCTGCACCATTTCACCGAGCCGCAATGGGCGAGCGAGCACGGCGGGTTCGCCTACGCCGGCACGGTGGACGCCTGGTTGCGCTTCGTGCACCTCTGCCTGGACCGGTTCGGTGATCTCGTCGGTGACTGGGTGACGATCAACGAACCCGTCGCCTACGTCGTCCAGGGGTGGGTGCGCGGGGTGTGGCCGCCGGGCCTGCAGGAGCCGGCGACCGCCGTGTCGGTGCTCGAGAACCTGCTGCTGGCCCACGCCCGGGCCTATCACGCGATCCACGAACGCGACGGGCAGCGGCGTCACCGGGTCGGGCTGGCGCACCACCTCATGCCGCTGCAGGCGGGGCGAGGGTGGAACCCGGCCGACGTCCTGCTGGCCCGGTTCGCCGACGCCGGGTACAACCGGGCCGTGCCCGAGGCGCTGCGCACCGGAGTGTTGAGACTTCGTCTGCCGGGGATCCGGTACGCCGCCCGTCTGCACCGGTTGCGGGGTACGCAGGACTTCTTCGGGGTCAATCACTCTCACCGGGCACTGGTGGTCGCCCGTCTTGGTGCCGATCCGTCCCTCGACCTGCGACCACGCCCGAGCAAGCGTCACGACCTGGGCTCGGTGCTGCGGTGGGCCCGGCGGTACGGGTTACCGATCGTGGTCACCGAACACACGACTGAACACACCACTGAACACACCACTGAACACACCACGATCGACGGTCACACCGCCGATGACCAGCGGCGACGTGTGCTGGGTTCCGGCCTCGCGGAGCTCGCGGCAGCGGTGCGCGACGGCGCCGACGTCCGGGCGTACGTGCACTGGTCGTTGATCGACACCTTCGAGTGGACGCACGGGTACGACGTCGGCACCGGGCTGTTCCGCGTCGACCGCGGTGACTTCCACCGCACCGCCACCGGCTCGGCGGGGTACTACCGCGAGGTGATCGCGGCACATCGGGCAGGGGAGGCGCCGGTGGATCGGGCATGA
- a CDS encoding DinB family protein — protein MSEPLQSIDSTAPADLHWTDELIAQLDVHWQNQLRPRLDGLSDEEYFWEPVPGCWNIHPRGASTAPIQGGSGTHTIDFAYPAPEPPPVTTMAWRLGHVIVGVLGMRNASHFAGPPLDYYTFDYAATAGGALAQLDEHYARWIAGVRTLDDAALAAPCGPNEGPYAQAPMATLVLHIHREVIHHGAEIALLRDLYRAQH, from the coding sequence ATGAGCGAACCCCTGCAGTCCATCGACAGCACAGCCCCGGCCGACCTCCACTGGACCGACGAACTCATCGCCCAGCTCGACGTTCACTGGCAGAACCAGTTGCGCCCCCGGCTCGACGGCCTGAGCGACGAGGAGTACTTCTGGGAACCCGTTCCCGGCTGCTGGAACATTCACCCGCGCGGGGCATCCACAGCTCCGATTCAGGGCGGATCCGGTACACACACCATCGATTTCGCGTACCCGGCGCCGGAGCCGCCGCCGGTCACCACCATGGCCTGGCGGTTGGGTCACGTGATCGTCGGAGTGCTCGGCATGCGTAACGCGAGCCACTTCGCCGGCCCCCCGCTGGACTACTACACCTTCGACTACGCCGCGACGGCCGGGGGCGCCCTGGCCCAACTCGACGAGCACTACGCCCGGTGGATAGCGGGAGTGCGCACCCTGGACGACGCTGCGCTGGCGGCACCGTGCGGTCCGAACGAGGGTCCGTACGCGCAGGCCCCGATGGCGACGCTGGTGTTGCACATCCATCGTGAGGTGATCCACCACGGCGCGGAGATCGCCCTGCTCCGGGATCTGTATCGCGCCCAGCACTGA
- a CDS encoding response regulator transcription factor, with amino-acid sequence MIAVVGHTEPAGPAEPTGSVTEVVRVLVADDHPMFRAGIGMLLDTDPRTSSVGEAATGTEAVALALRLRPDVIVMDLHMPDQDGVSATRQILDQLPEVGILILTMSDEDEAVVAALRAGARGYLLKEAGPAEILAAVLSVGEGASVFGPSIARRITALLTGAASASAAVSAFPELTEREREVLELIARGMSNPAIARHLVLSPKTVRNHISNIFAKLQVQARAEAIVRAREAGLGRA; translated from the coding sequence ATGATCGCCGTCGTGGGGCACACAGAGCCGGCAGGGCCGGCGGAGCCAACAGGGTCGGTGACCGAGGTGGTGCGGGTGCTCGTCGCCGACGACCACCCGATGTTCCGCGCCGGGATCGGCATGCTGCTCGACACCGATCCGCGCACGTCGTCCGTCGGTGAGGCGGCCACCGGCACCGAGGCGGTCGCCCTGGCGCTGCGCCTTCGCCCGGATGTCATCGTGATGGACCTGCACATGCCCGACCAGGACGGCGTCTCGGCCACGCGCCAGATCCTCGACCAGCTGCCCGAGGTGGGCATCCTGATCCTGACCATGTCGGATGAGGACGAGGCCGTCGTCGCGGCGCTGCGCGCCGGGGCGCGGGGTTACCTGCTCAAGGAGGCCGGCCCGGCCGAGATCCTGGCTGCCGTGCTGTCGGTGGGGGAGGGCGCCTCGGTCTTCGGCCCGAGCATCGCTCGCCGGATCACCGCTCTGCTCACGGGTGCTGCGTCGGCCTCGGCGGCCGTGTCGGCGTTCCCCGAGCTCACCGAGCGAGAGCGGGAGGTGCTCGAGCTCATCGCCCGGGGGATGAGCAATCCGGCGATCGCCCGGCACCTGGTGCTCAGCCCCAAGACGGTGCGCAACCACATCTCGAACATCTTCGCCAAGCTGCAGGTGCAGGCCCGCGCCGAGGCCATCGTGCGGGCGCGAGAGGCGGGCCTGGGCCGCGCCTGA